In Sphingobacterium sp. PCS056, the following proteins share a genomic window:
- a CDS encoding RagB/SusD family nutrient uptake outer membrane protein: protein MSLSIFSSCKDFLDTKPYDKITGDQTWASENLSTAFIFQIYADVLANDSWLASYATPNSARSESVTKNAMTGTLNGAFWSKDRAELMTKNDDYGWLNYNILWRIHTAMKNIQASANFSEDYKKRSLGELYFLRATHYFVYAKLFGGLQIIDKELSLEDNLQIPRASIKETYDFIISDLEQASNCV, encoded by the coding sequence ATGAGTTTATCAATCTTTTCTTCCTGTAAAGATTTTTTAGATACAAAACCCTACGATAAAATTACGGGAGATCAAACTTGGGCTAGTGAAAATTTATCGACAGCCTTTATCTTTCAAATATATGCGGATGTTCTTGCTAACGACTCTTGGTTGGCATCCTATGCAACACCTAACTCAGCACGTTCTGAAAGTGTAACGAAAAATGCCATGACAGGTACTTTAAATGGTGCTTTTTGGTCTAAAGATCGTGCAGAATTGATGACAAAAAATGACGATTATGGTTGGTTGAATTATAATATTTTGTGGCGAATTCATACCGCGATGAAAAATATACAGGCAAGTGCCAACTTTTCAGAAGATTATAAAAAGAGATCTTTAGGCGAACTGTATTTTTTAAGAGCAACACATTATTTTGTATATGCTAAGTTGTTTGGTGGACTACAGATTATAGATAAAGAATTGAGTTTAGAGGATAATTTACAGATTCCACGAGCTTCTATAAAGGAAACTTATGACTTTATCATTTCAGATCTAGAGCAAGCAAGTAACTGTGTCTGA
- a CDS encoding L-histidine N(alpha)-methyltransferase, with the protein MKFGLQSEYHQNNIPNTIQRFRQEVLDDLGSTPKKLSSKYFYDSIGDDLFQQIMAMQTYYLTDCELDIFKNKTADIAHFIKADEEPFDLIELGAGDAMKSSYLLRHLTDQDVNFSYMPIDISGNILSLLKTNLNKSIPNLEITCLKGEYFEMIDQAMALSSRRKVVLFLGSNIGNMELEEAAQFCASLRQKLNVGDYLFIGFDLKKHPQTILNAYDDPTGITAKFNLNLLARINRELEANFDLNLFEHYQTYDPLSGACRSYLISLAAQQVIIDNQHISFVENEPIYMEISQKFSDNDIRQLAHQAGFSPVKDLYDSKHWFVDVIWQVK; encoded by the coding sequence ATGAAATTTGGTCTGCAAAGCGAATACCACCAAAATAATATTCCTAATACTATTCAAAGATTTCGTCAGGAAGTGCTAGACGATTTAGGAAGCACTCCGAAGAAATTATCTTCCAAATACTTCTACGATAGCATTGGCGATGATCTCTTTCAGCAAATTATGGCTATGCAAACCTATTATTTGACCGATTGCGAACTCGATATATTCAAAAATAAAACGGCAGATATTGCTCATTTTATAAAAGCTGATGAGGAGCCTTTTGATCTGATTGAATTGGGTGCCGGTGATGCCATGAAATCTTCTTACTTACTGAGACATCTGACCGATCAAGATGTCAATTTCAGTTATATGCCTATCGATATATCAGGAAATATTTTGTCTCTTTTAAAAACAAATCTCAACAAATCCATACCAAATCTTGAAATCACTTGTCTTAAAGGTGAATATTTTGAGATGATCGATCAAGCTATGGCATTATCTTCAAGACGCAAAGTGGTTTTGTTTTTAGGAAGCAATATTGGTAATATGGAACTGGAAGAAGCCGCACAGTTTTGTGCCTCATTGCGGCAAAAACTTAACGTAGGCGATTACCTGTTCATTGGTTTTGATTTAAAGAAACACCCTCAAACCATATTAAATGCTTACGATGACCCTACCGGCATTACGGCAAAATTTAACTTAAATCTTCTTGCACGCATCAATCGGGAACTGGAAGCTAATTTTGATCTGAATCTATTCGAGCATTATCAAACCTATGATCCGCTCAGCGGTGCCTGTCGAAGTTATCTCATCAGTCTTGCGGCACAACAAGTAATCATAGATAATCAGCACATTTCCTTCGTAGAAAATGAACCGATCTATATGGAAATATCTCAGAAATTCTCCGATAACGATATTCGACAGCTTGCTCATCAAGCAGGTTTTAGTCCTGTAAAGGACCTGTACGATTCAAAACATTGGTTTGTAGATGTCATTTGGCAAGTCAAATAA
- a CDS encoding RagB/SusD family nutrient uptake outer membrane protein: MSERGRANVKAAQALMMRVGLQAAAYVDGGTPTSSYYDQVLLAGQALGLDASGSQLSPYASMFRSYETAVTASELILTRERNKTNTSLYDTPMQYQGLWANGKFSDYAKQHFPINVTMNFWGMDGGAWPTQDLVDDYLVEDVDGSIKYWEDASYVATGKNVDEKMYFSNTKKRDQRFYATVLYDSCKYFNDQVRVFFRRDGNVSNANSKINEGSEQEYGYRAGNTENYNSSTGYAMLKYFYTHVVSLPSPGDQKMDYLYSVLRYGEAYLNMAEAYLMKGDFENAKKYMATTMIKHGGFKPDRVVSYLAPLTGNNWDNSLFEAFKRERNVEMVYENNDYYWSLLRWGMRSSGGVKNGEYANSGYVIPELQGALRGIRISRDGKSYSFFQDNNAVGEARFSPKRYLLPIRESFRLQSGVEQNPGWE, from the coding sequence GTGTCTGAAAGAGGAAGAGCGAATGTTAAAGCTGCACAAGCTTTAATGATGAGAGTAGGATTGCAGGCGGCTGCTTATGTCGATGGTGGAACGCCTACGAGCAGTTATTATGATCAGGTACTTCTTGCTGGTCAAGCTTTGGGTTTAGATGCTTCAGGATCACAATTAAGCCCATACGCTAGTATGTTCAGATCTTATGAAACTGCAGTTACAGCATCAGAACTTATTTTGACCAGAGAGCGTAATAAAACCAATACCTCCTTGTATGATACTCCCATGCAATACCAAGGCCTATGGGCAAATGGAAAGTTTTCTGACTATGCAAAACAGCATTTTCCAATCAATGTGACAATGAATTTTTGGGGTATGGATGGAGGTGCCTGGCCCACTCAAGATCTTGTTGATGATTATTTGGTTGAAGATGTCGATGGAAGTATCAAATATTGGGAAGATGCATCTTATGTAGCAACAGGAAAAAATGTGGATGAAAAAATGTATTTCAGTAATACGAAGAAAAGAGACCAACGTTTTTATGCGACAGTTTTATATGATAGCTGTAAATATTTCAACGATCAAGTTCGGGTATTTTTTAGAAGAGATGGAAACGTGAGTAATGCAAATAGTAAGATAAATGAAGGTTCAGAGCAGGAGTACGGATATCGCGCAGGTAATACCGAGAACTATAATTCTTCCACAGGATATGCGATGTTGAAATATTTCTACACGCATGTAGTCAGTCTTCCAAGTCCTGGTGATCAAAAAATGGATTACCTATACTCCGTGCTTCGTTATGGGGAAGCTTATTTGAATATGGCAGAAGCATATCTGATGAAGGGTGATTTTGAGAATGCAAAAAAATATATGGCGACCACAATGATTAAGCATGGTGGTTTTAAACCTGATCGAGTTGTTTCTTATTTAGCGCCGTTAACAGGTAACAACTGGGATAATAGTTTATTTGAAGCATTTAAACGTGAGCGAAATGTAGAAATGGTTTATGAAAATAATGATTATTACTGGTCACTGTTACGTTGGGGGATGAGGTCCTCAGGTGGAGTCAAAAATGGCGAATATGCAAATAGCGGTTATGTTATTCCTGAATTACAAGGAGCATTGCGAGGAATTAGAATTTCTAGAGATGGAAAGAGTTATTCATTTTTTCAGGATAATAATGCGGTCGGTGAAGCTCGATTCTCTCCTAAACGTTATTTGTTGCCAATTAGAGAATCATTCCGCTTACAGTCAGGAGTAGAACAGAATCCAGGATGGGAATAG
- the egtB gene encoding ergothioneine biosynthesis protein EgtB — MKTADTLSKHIIDLEEKYRTIRNHSVHICAPLAIEDYVVQPIADVSPPKWHLGHTTWFFETFLLIPYFTGYQAFDPQYNYVFNSYYETVGARVIRTDRGNLSRPSVADIYQYRSYVDEQMQLFFDQKFHLSEPIAILLELGLNHEQQHQELLITDIKYILGHNPLFPPYLQDNISPTAELKAMEMINFREGIYEIGFEGTGFCFDNELGRHRVYLADFEIANRLVSNREYLEFMEAGGYLEFNHWHAEGWDWVKTSQRRSPLYWHQIDHQWMHYTLAGLQELDLNAPVNHVNFYEATAYANWKGMRLPTEAEWEISADLLNWGERWEWTGSAYLPYPGFKKEAGAVGEYNGKFMVNQMVLRGASEATSRGHSRKTYRNFFHAHHQWQFTGIRLAK; from the coding sequence ATGAAAACAGCAGATACATTAAGCAAGCACATCATCGATTTAGAAGAAAAATATAGGACGATCAGAAATCATTCTGTCCATATTTGCGCTCCTTTAGCTATCGAAGACTATGTGGTACAACCCATTGCCGATGTAAGTCCTCCAAAATGGCATCTTGGTCATACTACATGGTTTTTTGAAACTTTTTTATTAATTCCATACTTTACCGGATACCAAGCTTTCGATCCACAGTATAATTATGTTTTCAATAGTTATTATGAGACTGTAGGTGCGCGTGTGATCAGAACAGATCGTGGAAATTTGAGTCGTCCTTCGGTAGCTGATATTTATCAATATAGATCATATGTTGATGAACAGATGCAGCTATTTTTTGATCAAAAATTTCATTTATCAGAACCTATTGCTATTTTATTAGAACTGGGACTCAATCATGAGCAACAACATCAAGAATTGCTCATCACCGATATTAAATATATCTTAGGTCATAATCCACTTTTCCCTCCTTATTTGCAAGATAACATTTCTCCCACAGCTGAATTGAAGGCTATGGAAATGATAAACTTCCGTGAAGGTATATACGAAATCGGATTTGAAGGTACAGGTTTTTGCTTTGACAATGAACTTGGGCGGCATCGTGTATATCTTGCAGATTTTGAAATTGCGAATCGCTTGGTTAGTAATCGCGAATATCTAGAATTTATGGAAGCTGGTGGTTATCTTGAATTTAATCATTGGCATGCCGAGGGTTGGGATTGGGTAAAAACCTCTCAGCGAAGATCACCTTTATATTGGCATCAAATTGATCATCAATGGATGCATTATACACTTGCTGGTTTACAAGAACTGGATCTGAATGCTCCTGTCAACCATGTGAACTTTTATGAAGCTACTGCTTATGCGAATTGGAAAGGAATGCGTTTGCCGACAGAAGCGGAATGGGAAATCTCCGCTGATCTGCTAAACTGGGGCGAACGCTGGGAATGGACCGGAAGTGCTTATCTTCCCTATCCTGGATTCAAAAAGGAAGCAGGTGCAGTAGGTGAATACAATGGCAAATTTATGGTCAACCAAATGGTTTTAAGAGGGGCCTCAGAAGCTACCTCGCGAGGGCACAGTAGAAAGACATATCGAAATTTCTTTCACGCTCATCATCAATGGCAATTTACTGGTATAAGACTTGCAAAATGA
- a CDS encoding ABC transporter permease/substrate-binding protein, translating into MMKQNFWTFVVEQHEKLFMQVIQHLGLTFSSLLLAIIVGIPLGILISRKKKLAHFILGIAGILQTVPSIALLGFMIPFFGIGAIPAIVALLIYALLPIIRNTYTGITGVSTNVMEAGKAMGMNSRQLLFKVQFPLAMPVILAGIRTATVINVGVATLASFVGAGGLGEFIFGGISLNNSNMILAGAIPAAFLAIFLDQTIAFLQRLKFRNLNRWRVIGSLITIIALASYFWPSPTSNKLKAGFTPEFMGRQDGDLGLRAVYGLYMNPKIISDAIMYKAIHEGKLDVISGYSTDGRIKAFDLNVLEDDKKIFPPYYAAPIIKSKTLLKYPDLEPVIDLLAGKINDSLMTEMNYKTDFLQQTPEKVAQDFLKSIHLYKGAGQRNAGKIRIGSKIFGEQYILAALYKMLIEGHTSYAVETKTGLGGTKICFDALMNDAIDLYPEYTGTGLLVLLNTTQENMKEVTQNPEKTYDYVQQEFKDKYGIKWLKPIGFNNAYALMMRNKDAHDQRIKSISDLKSYLSY; encoded by the coding sequence ATGATGAAACAAAACTTTTGGACCTTTGTTGTCGAGCAACATGAAAAACTGTTCATGCAGGTCATACAGCATCTGGGATTGACCTTTTCATCGCTCTTGCTTGCTATTATTGTGGGTATTCCACTCGGTATATTGATATCAAGAAAGAAAAAACTAGCCCATTTTATATTGGGTATAGCAGGCATTTTACAAACAGTACCGAGTATTGCATTGCTCGGTTTTATGATTCCTTTTTTTGGTATAGGAGCAATTCCTGCAATTGTAGCATTATTGATTTATGCGCTGTTGCCAATTATTCGAAACACGTATACAGGCATTACTGGAGTTAGTACCAATGTGATGGAAGCAGGAAAAGCGATGGGTATGAATTCACGCCAATTATTATTTAAAGTACAATTCCCCTTGGCAATGCCCGTCATACTTGCTGGAATCAGAACCGCTACGGTGATCAATGTAGGAGTTGCAACTTTGGCTTCATTTGTTGGCGCTGGTGGGCTGGGTGAATTTATCTTCGGAGGTATATCACTCAACAATAGTAATATGATATTAGCGGGCGCAATTCCGGCAGCATTTCTGGCCATTTTTTTGGATCAGACTATCGCTTTTTTGCAACGTTTAAAATTTAGAAATTTAAATCGATGGCGTGTAATAGGCTCATTGATAACCATAATTGCTCTTGCATCTTATTTTTGGCCCTCCCCTACATCAAACAAATTAAAAGCAGGTTTTACTCCAGAGTTTATGGGTAGACAAGATGGTGATCTCGGCTTACGTGCGGTATATGGCTTGTACATGAATCCAAAAATTATCAGTGATGCGATTATGTACAAAGCTATCCATGAAGGTAAATTGGATGTGATTAGTGGCTATTCGACAGACGGACGAATAAAGGCATTTGACCTTAACGTATTAGAAGATGATAAAAAAATATTTCCACCTTACTATGCTGCACCAATCATTAAATCAAAAACATTACTAAAATATCCAGATTTAGAACCTGTTATTGATCTATTAGCGGGTAAGATCAATGATTCCTTGATGACAGAAATGAATTATAAAACTGATTTTCTACAGCAAACACCGGAAAAAGTAGCACAAGACTTTTTAAAGTCCATACATCTATATAAAGGTGCCGGCCAACGTAATGCAGGAAAGATAAGAATTGGTTCTAAAATTTTTGGAGAACAGTATATTCTTGCGGCACTATACAAAATGCTAATTGAAGGACATACCTCCTATGCCGTGGAAACAAAAACAGGATTAGGGGGTACTAAAATTTGCTTTGATGCGCTCATGAATGATGCAATCGATCTCTATCCGGAGTATACCGGTACTGGACTATTGGTCCTCTTAAATACGACACAAGAAAATATGAAAGAGGTGACCCAAAACCCGGAAAAAACATATGATTATGTTCAACAAGAATTTAAAGATAAATATGGTATAAAATGGTTAAAACCGATCGGTTTTAATAATGCATACGCTTTGATGATGCGAAATAAAGATGCTCATGATCAAAGGATAAAAAGTATTTCTGATTTAAAATCATATTTATCTTATTGA
- a CDS encoding ABC transporter ATP-binding protein, protein MIKVESISKHYEGRSVVDGISFEAFDQEILILLGTSGCGKTTTLKMINRLIETDTGHISINGQNIRDKKMEDLRMGIGFIMQHTGLFPHYTIQENIATVPKLLKWDKKHIQNRTYELMHKLHLSTDMLIRYPHELSGGQQQRVGIIRALIANTPVLLMDEPFGALDNITKSEIHTAFKSLDELKNKTTILVTHDVQEAFELGHRIALMDKGKILQIGTPKEMIYHPKNNFVSDFFASNRLLLEHKVTTLADLETMLLIEDIIQPSFSARSTVWSALQHLSRDKHDFDRYEKLSKAFAAYRKMQIA, encoded by the coding sequence ATGATTAAAGTAGAGTCTATTTCAAAGCATTATGAAGGACGATCTGTTGTCGATGGAATATCCTTTGAAGCTTTTGACCAAGAAATCTTGATTCTTTTAGGAACTAGCGGATGCGGTAAAACAACGACGCTCAAAATGATCAATCGGCTCATCGAAACGGATACGGGTCATATCTCGATCAATGGTCAAAATATACGGGATAAAAAAATGGAAGATCTCAGGATGGGAATAGGATTTATCATGCAACATACGGGGTTGTTTCCACATTATACCATTCAAGAAAATATCGCCACAGTTCCAAAGCTATTGAAATGGGATAAAAAACATATTCAAAACCGTACATATGAATTGATGCATAAATTGCATCTTTCTACGGATATGTTAATCCGATATCCACATGAATTAAGTGGTGGACAACAACAACGGGTAGGGATCATCAGAGCCTTAATTGCCAATACACCTGTCCTTTTAATGGATGAGCCATTTGGTGCATTGGACAATATTACTAAATCCGAAATTCATACCGCGTTTAAATCGCTGGATGAATTAAAAAATAAAACGACTATTTTAGTGACTCACGATGTGCAGGAGGCTTTTGAACTTGGTCATCGAATCGCTTTAATGGACAAGGGAAAAATCCTTCAAATTGGGACTCCAAAAGAAATGATCTATCATCCTAAAAATAATTTTGTAAGTGATTTTTTTGCTAGCAATAGATTATTGTTAGAACATAAAGTAACAACCCTAGCAGATCTTGAGACGATGCTCCTTATTGAGGATATCATACAACCAAGCTTTTCAGCACGATCAACCGTATGGTCGGCTTTACAACATTTGAGCAGGGATAAGCATGACTTTGATCGTTATGAAAAACTTTCAAAAGCATTTGCTGCTTACAGAAAAATGCAAATAGCATGA
- a CDS encoding MFS transporter: protein MQIQQNFRKEQWKMLFITMFCYLFFYTGRHNFGWAAKGMSAELGISYQQIGWISFSMLMGYAIGQLINGNLADRLSPKIMILMGGFFSIVCNMAISFAASYESILILWTLNGYFQSMAWGAGSKLISNWWNSNERGKAFGFYTMAAGSSSVLTFFMALLLVHQEQSWRTLFRYPILFLFFALILFLIIARSHPSLKGFTLESAVNKQDHIGKLDWKESYIEVFGNKKFLIASVAIGFQSMARYGLIFWVPIHFLGNNYKESTGNLWLTLLIPIGMAVGAISFGYISDLLFHKNRSKSIRMGMLCSCAIALLIYFIPTPHHIFASILMFAAGFFVYGPQANFWTLSPDILGTKLVGTGIGVMNMFAYVFAAIGEPIFGKIIDSTGNTSNIFLVVAIICALCAIIISFVKPQTSINKHE from the coding sequence ATGCAGATACAACAAAACTTCAGAAAAGAACAATGGAAGATGCTTTTTATCACCATGTTCTGTTATTTATTTTTCTATACGGGAAGACACAATTTTGGATGGGCAGCTAAGGGCATGTCGGCAGAGCTGGGTATCAGCTACCAACAGATCGGTTGGATTAGTTTCTCGATGTTAATGGGATATGCCATAGGTCAGTTGATTAATGGAAATCTGGCAGATCGACTTAGTCCAAAGATCATGATTTTAATGGGAGGCTTCTTCTCGATCGTCTGTAATATGGCGATCAGCTTCGCCGCGTCTTATGAGTCAATATTAATTCTGTGGACCTTAAATGGTTATTTCCAGTCCATGGCATGGGGGGCTGGAAGTAAGTTAATTTCTAATTGGTGGAACAGTAATGAAAGAGGTAAAGCATTTGGTTTTTATACTATGGCAGCAGGTAGTTCATCTGTACTTACCTTTTTTATGGCCTTATTATTAGTGCATCAAGAGCAAAGCTGGCGTACACTCTTCCGATATCCTATACTTTTTCTCTTTTTTGCACTTATACTGTTCTTAATCATAGCACGTAGCCACCCTAGTCTAAAAGGATTTACATTAGAGTCTGCTGTCAACAAGCAGGATCACATAGGCAAGCTAGACTGGAAAGAATCTTATATAGAAGTATTTGGAAATAAAAAATTTCTAATTGCATCCGTTGCGATCGGATTTCAAAGCATGGCAAGGTATGGGCTGATCTTTTGGGTTCCCATTCATTTTTTAGGCAATAATTACAAAGAATCTACTGGTAATCTTTGGCTTACGCTATTGATACCTATAGGTATGGCGGTCGGTGCTATCTCCTTTGGGTATATATCTGATCTCTTATTCCATAAAAATCGGAGTAAATCAATTAGGATGGGTATGTTATGCAGCTGTGCCATCGCCCTCCTCATTTATTTCATCCCCACGCCGCATCATATATTTGCTTCGATACTCATGTTTGCTGCTGGCTTTTTTGTTTATGGTCCACAAGCCAACTTTTGGACATTAAGTCCGGATATACTAGGAACAAAACTTGTTGGTACGGGTATAGGGGTAATGAACATGTTTGCCTATGTATTTGCTGCAATTGGTGAACCCATCTTTGGAAAAATTATTGACTCTACTGGCAATACTTCAAATATTTTTCTTGTTGTAGCCATCATTTGTGCTTTGTGCGCAATCATTATATCTTTTGTAAAACCGCAAACATCTATTAATAAACATGAGTAA
- a CDS encoding zinc-binding dehydrogenase — MAIQGNFFVFEKPHQLLRAVSSKIPTLEDGEILVKINYATLCGSDLHTFCGLRQEPCPTILGHEIVGTIIELNANSLLNDATGKQLAIGDTITWTVFASDPHTAVYNPDTPQKNDYLYKYGHRQITEQDTFHGGLASHIILRRHTYIRILPKELPAPIAATINCAIATAAGAIRLAGKIKGKRVLISGMGLLGLVCTAMCKESGASQIVVTDIDDMRLTLAKRFGATEIFNSKMDQPTDLTNTADGVDCFIDMSGSTEAMETGVAQLGINGTAVFIGAVFNQRKLQLDAEQMIRRILTIRGLHNYNYDDFSEAVDFINENWQKYPFLDLIEKEFSLDQVNEAFDYAVVNKPIRVGINMDLR; from the coding sequence ATGGCTATACAAGGAAATTTTTTTGTTTTTGAAAAACCTCATCAACTACTTCGGGCAGTATCAAGTAAGATACCCACTCTTGAAGATGGCGAAATACTGGTTAAAATAAATTATGCTACACTTTGTGGCAGTGATCTTCATACATTTTGTGGTTTAAGACAAGAACCCTGCCCTACGATATTAGGGCATGAGATTGTAGGGACAATAATTGAATTGAATGCAAACTCTTTATTAAATGACGCTACAGGAAAGCAGCTTGCTATAGGGGATACCATTACTTGGACCGTATTTGCAAGTGACCCTCATACGGCTGTCTATAATCCTGATACTCCCCAAAAAAATGATTACCTATATAAATATGGACATCGACAAATCACGGAACAAGATACTTTTCATGGTGGTTTAGCTTCTCATATTATATTGCGACGCCATACGTATATTCGAATTCTACCAAAAGAATTGCCGGCTCCAATTGCAGCAACCATCAATTGTGCCATTGCAACCGCTGCTGGTGCCATTAGACTGGCGGGCAAAATAAAGGGTAAAAGGGTGTTAATCTCAGGTATGGGCCTATTGGGCTTAGTTTGTACAGCTATGTGCAAAGAGAGCGGAGCTTCTCAGATTGTGGTAACAGATATTGACGACATGCGTTTAACGTTAGCAAAAAGGTTTGGGGCAACAGAAATATTTAATTCAAAAATGGATCAACCTACTGATTTAACCAATACTGCAGATGGTGTTGATTGTTTTATCGATATGAGCGGTTCTACTGAAGCTATGGAAACTGGAGTAGCACAATTAGGTATCAATGGCACTGCTGTATTTATAGGTGCAGTATTCAATCAACGTAAGCTTCAACTAGATGCTGAACAAATGATCAGAAGGATATTAACGATCAGAGGGCTACATAATTATAACTATGATGACTTTTCCGAAGCAGTAGATTTCATTAATGAGAATTGGCAAAAATATCCATTCCTCGATCTTATTGAGAAAGAATTCTCCTTAGATCAGGTGAATGAAGCATTTGACTATGCAGTTGTTAATAAACCGATACGTGTAGGCATCAATATGGATCTTAGATAG
- a CDS encoding HAD hydrolase-like protein → MSKVKLAIFDMAGTTVQDHNEVEKCFLDAIKATNIEVSSEKINSMMGWSKILVFETIWKEAIGIDHPSYRDQVNKSYQLFCHTLENHYKTIGAKPYEGVLEVFEFCRQQDIKIALTTGFYRIVTDIILQQLGWEKDLDQNYLCAKNTNANIINCSISSSDVEHGRPAPDMIKLAMQKLHIADSKSVINLGDTPSDLLSAQHAHVYYSVGSLYGTHKESELTAYPHDQFIKEPKAYIDIIKHL, encoded by the coding sequence ATGAGTAAAGTAAAATTAGCCATATTTGACATGGCAGGAACAACAGTTCAAGACCACAATGAAGTAGAAAAATGTTTCTTGGATGCTATTAAAGCAACAAATATCGAAGTATCTTCTGAAAAAATAAACAGTATGATGGGCTGGTCAAAGATCTTAGTATTTGAAACGATCTGGAAAGAGGCGATTGGTATTGATCACCCTTCTTATCGTGATCAGGTAAATAAGTCTTACCAACTATTCTGTCATACATTGGAAAATCATTACAAAACAATTGGCGCCAAACCTTATGAGGGCGTTCTTGAGGTATTTGAATTTTGCAGACAGCAAGATATTAAAATAGCGTTAACTACCGGTTTTTATCGTATCGTGACGGACATTATCTTACAACAATTAGGTTGGGAAAAAGATTTAGACCAGAATTACCTGTGTGCCAAAAATACCAATGCTAATATCATTAATTGCTCTATCTCCAGTAGCGATGTGGAGCACGGTCGGCCAGCACCGGATATGATCAAATTGGCTATGCAGAAGCTTCATATTGCGGATAGTAAATCTGTGATTAATCTCGGAGATACTCCATCTGATTTACTATCTGCACAGCATGCACATGTATACTATTCGGTCGGTTCTCTTTATGGCACACACAAGGAAAGCGAACTAACAGCTTATCCACATGATCAATTTATTAAAGAGCCTAAGGCGTATATTGATATCATCAAACATTTGTAA
- a CDS encoding DUF5018-related domain-containing protein has translation MKKIMRTMLSLTFICFTLTGCLKSGMEELTNSSDKVLSSIDYTYRFLYTDTIQKGTAKQEIQQGRMCEVIFKKNTEKITEGGLDGFKTTISYDINSVLKAGPTGSVTKSMLYKEFEKLIKTDQLNKLWVYMTISDVATITGVKDAPKLGSEGNFSTDHIYRVKAADGSIKDYLIKTVKGF, from the coding sequence ATGAAAAAAATAATGAGAACAATGTTAAGCTTAACATTCATATGCTTTACATTAACAGGGTGTTTGAAAAGTGGTATGGAGGAATTGACTAATTCTAGTGATAAGGTTCTTTCCAGTATTGATTATACTTATCGATTTTTATACACGGATACCATACAAAAAGGAACAGCCAAACAAGAGATTCAGCAGGGGCGTATGTGCGAAGTCATTTTTAAAAAAAATACAGAAAAGATAACTGAAGGTGGATTGGATGGTTTTAAAACTACAATATCCTACGATATTAATTCTGTCTTGAAGGCCGGTCCTACAGGTTCGGTCACTAAATCCATGCTCTATAAAGAATTTGAAAAATTAATTAAAACAGATCAATTGAATAAGTTGTGGGTTTATATGACAATTTCAGATGTTGCCACTATAACAGGTGTAAAAGATGCACCTAAATTAGGTAGCGAAGGAAATTTTTCTACAGACCATATTTATAGAGTGAAAGCTGCTGATGGTTCCATAAAAGATTATTTAATAAAAACCGTTAAAGGATTTTAA